In the Arachis stenosperma cultivar V10309 chromosome 8, arast.V10309.gnm1.PFL2, whole genome shotgun sequence genome, TTTATACCTTGCATTCTCTTTGCCATGATCCAACATCTCCAGGGGGAGCCAAACCAACATATGCACCTTTTGCTGCTATGTAGTCATCATCGCTTATATACCTTTTTTATTTACCAAAACATATATGTTATTATTAGattaatcaattaattcttATAAAATCTCACATGaattaattttactttaaaaaaattcaacatCTCAATTTATTTAATCGTTGAAAATACTAACATAGTTGGTATACTGTCACTGTTAAATATTATATAGTATTTTAAAACGTGACTTACATTATACATTAACGATGATatgttaacaaaaaattaacagAAATATCACTAATTTGACTCATTAGTATTTTTAGACACTAAATTATATTAACtcattataaataaatttcatCAAAATGCATAAGGTGATGAGGTATATATAAcaggctaatttttttaaaaaatagaaaaaattgtgTGCAATATAATATCATGGttaattagtatattttttatataatttttacccttaaattttaaatctaagAGTCAGATTTTATAGTGTACAAATTAAAAGTTTGATTTGTAGCGAAATATTTTTTTCGTTCCAAAACAAATCAAAGAGTTTGATTAgcatgtttaaaaaaaattttaacactaaaatacaaatataaaagttaaatttatatatttaaaaaataaaaaaatctaatcttcaaatttacatatttaaaaaaaattgaaaaccaCAAATCTGAGTCAAATTTGTGGTATCAGCACAAAAACATACACCAAATTCTTACGTTGTTAGAAAATACTACAGAACCACaacactaaaattaaaaatagaaatgtttagaaacaaaagaaatttaattagaatcaatcaaaatttattttatttaatatttattaattactgTAACAATTAGAAAACGCATAACATACCTCTCTCTAACCAATAACCTGCCAGTAACAATACCCCGTTCGTACCACTTTGGGTAATCATCTGATTCGGGAAAAGTGTAAGGCCAACTTTGTACTTCTACATTCATCTATTGCATTAGAaagatcaattaataattaaaaggataattaattattgttagatATTATACATAATTTAGCTTGATTATTCTAAATAAACCTGAAGTTTAGCATCTTCCCAAAGCATTTTATGGGGTTCAACATCACCATTATTGTCATTAGGAGAATTCAAATAGATGAAAACTGGACCAAAAACTTTCTTCCATGCTTCTCCTTCTTTGAATTTTGGCACCAAGTCCTCTCCACTATAATGGGCACTTAGAAACACCTATAATGATTACATTGTTTTGAACCGAACAAGTTTTCAGCACCAAACATTATTTGGGATACAAAGTACTCTTTCATGTGCTATAAATCAAGTATACAAGTAAATTATAGATACTAatctatatttattatttaatgtgTGTAATTATATTAAGTAATGGGAGATTAGTTAAGTATTTTATTCTCTGATACTTAGTCTCTTATCCAAATCTAAGTCGATGTTACTATATGCATATATTTTTAACCAAGAGTATAaactttcataaaaaaatttcatcaaaatggatatatcttatttttattttttagagaaaatgacatatgagttttgaattttttttttttacaaagacaaataattttttttaaattaaaatacaaataggTCTCCCACTTTTGTAAATAAAAGACACACAAATTCTTCTAATGATAGTTTAAATTTAGTATAGAAGAATTTACGTGTCTTTCATTTATAAAActagatttttttataattaaaatttgataagaaACTTAATTGTTAAAGGAGACTAAAAAATAGAGATTTAGGTAGTATTTGTTTTGAGGTAATGAAACAGAGATGAAAGACTGTGATTTAATATCATGTTTGTTAGTTTACAGATtggtattaaaattttaatcttttatttctcaaaattttagtatttcagTACTTCCAAAAAGTAAAAATAGGAGATTGAAATTTTTgagaatgaaaactaataatattttatatttaaaatatctctatttcaattaattaattttaactttatcttttatacaaattaaattaaaattttcttcttatttccgtTTCTATTTGTTAATTTACACCAAATATaatcttaaaatttatttcaatttttatctCTTAGTCTCAGTctttctctctatttttttttaaacactACCTTATTTACCATTTTCTGGTGTTAATTTCTTATAGAAGCACATACTTACAGCGAGCGTGGTGGGTCCAACGTGGGAGGTTAAGTTTTGTTTGAGGGGCCCACCAGAACGGAACTCATTGCTGGGCGTAATTAGCCAAAATCCAACGGCAGGATCCATGCACACCCACCCATGAACTTTGCTATCTTTGTTGTCACATGAATATTGGTACTTGTCATCTACCTATATATTCAAATACCACTTAATCACGTTAAGAAacaaactttatttttaataatttaattttaacgtatttttaatataaaatattttataaaattatctaattatatttttttaataattatttatgtaattcatataaaaataatattacataatcaataaatattattatttttaatcagtatttaaccaataataatttatataattttatatataaaaaatatataatttatatttatatttattaaaattttatacacataaatctttataatttatatttatattttttttaaaatttacacacataaataaataaaatttatttattaaaaataatttagtaattatattaattaaataataataaaaatattcaaaattactaatttttataagtttctcttttatttatttacttaataatatataattaaatatgtataaaattattttacattaattatgtattaaaattaaattttatttttaatataaaatataataaaaactcggtataattaattttacgtgaagttgatagtcaAGACtccttaaataatttaaataatttgattaaatttcaTAATGTTGAAAGTGTTATCTACCTCCCCTTTGAATTCAGGTTCAAGAGGATCGCCAAAAAGAACTGCTTCGGGATATGCAAGGGGTTGGCCTCTTGGTGGCACTCGATCATCAGGAAGAGGCATGTTTCTTTGTCGGTTATCCGCCATTGCCATATAATGGAACCTCCAAAAAAATAACACACTATTCAGTTATAGCTACTCTCTAATTAATTAAAGCATAGCATATAAggttcataattaataattacttGTCTTTTCTGAGCTTGAAAGCAATTCTCGTTTCGTCAAGATTGAAAGCAGGCCACTCGCTTAAGTGTTCGTAAATAGCATATGAATAGAACCCCGAAGTACCACGAAGCATTATGAACCTATATTATATATGCAACTTATTATTAACTATAAATACTAATAACGTAATTAATGTTTAATTTAACTTCTGAAATTttcaatatttattaaaataattttgatttaacTGCCCTGTTGTTATGAAATGTTACACTGCTAGGGTGATATTTCCAACAGTAAGATAATGTGACTAAAATTTGTGATCTAAATTGTTTAATTAGacttattttaatttctatatcaatgtataattaattaattgaaacgagtctaattaactaatttaaaattcatatttaatCACATTAAAGTCTTAACTATGTCACCTTTTTTCGTTGGAAATGTCACACTTACATTTTAACGTTCTACTATAGTTGAATTAGGAACAATTATGATCAACCAACACTGATACGAACACGGACATGACACCATATGGGACAGATTGACAcgcaaattttaaaattttataagatacGGAAACGCAcgtacatataaaatataaagtattttttagataaattgtaatgatattttgatattttattgatattaaaatatgaattaattttttaattatttttaatgtcttattttaattatatcaagtatttaaaatatttttgttttaataaataataatatatattatatctaaatgtattttaaaaatatatgttaagaataagattaAACATGCTGACACGTTATGGTATTTATGTGTGTCTAAACATccgaaaaataatttttttactttttattaagacacgATTGAACCCAGCAGACACGCGTATCGAACGAGTGTCGATGAGTGTCGTATCAGACACGATAACTCAGTAAAGTGTCCGTGCTTTATAGGccgaacaaaaaaaaatttattatttgtaaattcaaaaactaatttaaGGCCAGTTTGCCTAAACTTCTTAAATAagttcttttgaaaaagaaaCTTAGCTCAGTTTGGGTAACCAACTTAATTAAGCTcattttgataaaataacttaaataataaatgactctgttaaaagtaacttataaataagttattttgtgtttgaatttttaactttaaaagtgtttattttatagaaatgtgatgaaaaatagaagtattatgagagaagtcatttttttaacttttctaTAAGTTTCTAAATAGCTTCTTAGAAAGTtgtaatttggttttgaaaattgcatcagacattaatactactacttttcataagtcaaaaattaaaaaagtcacttctaaaattttctaaacggattaaaatataaaaatttttattaataataatttttaaataagttattttgtgtttgaaaaattattataaaaattcttgttttaaaattatacattaaataaaaataataaaataatttttgaaaataggagAGGTGACATTTTTTTCATGTTTAAAAATCAAAGACTATTTTAACGAACATTAAAAAATTTAGGAACCAAACTAAACATTTCCTCCTATTAATAATATAGAAGACAATTTATTTATATGACCTTTTATCGATATTCAAAGGAACTAGCTGGTCTTTGAGGGACACGTCCCATGTTCTTGTGAAAGAAATCTCAACTTGATCCTCATTTTCCATTATTACTTTGAAAGCGGTTCCTTTTATTCTGCATTCACAATTTCACATAACATAATAATAACTCAATTTAATAACTTAGTCCTATTTTTTCAACTCTCAATCAATAattcatgaaaaaaaatatatatatatctaaaatttatattaatcaattctttactaaaaaaaaaaagcgaaaTTCTTATAACGACGAATTGGCATGGCTTGTTCATACATAGAAATGAAATAGAttatatgaaaatgaaaataaaatgaagatGAACATACACGTCAAATTTGCCAGTGGTTCCTGTACTTGTTGGTGAGCTCCAAACAAGGTCCCAATACCTACTTACACATATCAATTTCAAACaaatttatgtattaaaaaaGAACAATATGACTGCGTTTGtttctgaaaataaaatatatagacACAATTTTTTGTGTTCTTATATTCTATTTGGtaataaactagaacaaattataaatatttaatttatttttatttttttatttaaaaaatttaagacgaaaaatataataataaaaaatataattataaaaaattaacaagaataataaaaaaataaaaaataagttttgttttttgtttgtgTCTCcgtgtattttttttattaagatgaatacaaaatatactaattcaGTATTTTTGAACACAATACTTCAATACATGCCTTCTCTTTATCCCTTATTTAGTATCCTATCTCCGTAAACAAGGCAGCCTAAATGAAGAACTAGGTTGTaaataaagtatttttatacTATACCCTCTATTAGATTCTTCATTCAAAACTTCAAGCAAGTTGTCGATTCCATTATACTGAATTCCAGTCACTATTCCTTCTGGATTTGAAATCGTTACTCTTACTATGCCATTCTCCACCACCACCTGCACAGCAAtgaacaaaatgaaaataaataaataaataaataatgaaatttttaatataatattaatgcATACATACATGACGATCTTGAATGGTGAGTTGCACCCCGAGGAGTGTTGTCATGGTGATAATACGATTCCTCAGAGATTTGATTTGAGCAACGAAACGCAGATTCAGAGTAGTTTGAAAGTGGTTGAGAATGAATTATCTTTCTTATAAGGTATAATATGAATAGAAAGAATATAATGAACTGGGTTtggaaaataataaaagagttTGTATAGTTATTATTACATATATAGTGTACGCCATGAATTCATGATGAAGAGGAACTTAAATAGATTGGTTATTAGTGTAGGTTCCTTGGACCGAAAAGAAAGCAATATTGTTGTTTAATAATCTCTTTACTTAGTCGCCACAGTTAATAGATAAAAGGCGTGCGATTGAAGAAGCAGTGTGTGGTATTATGGGGATTAAGACTAAGATATAAATATTATGTGTCTCTTCatttgttttggtttctttttGCTGAGGGGAAGTTTTGAGCCACATCCTTCATCGTCGCTTTACAAAGCACtttttaaatatgtatttttaataaaattcaaaacacAATGTTGGAGGTAGGTGACTTCTTGTTCAATGCAAAGGGACACAGAAAATGCAATACCAAGGTTTAATAGAAGGTGAACTTCAATTAATAAATAAGGGGTCAAAAACCACCCATAAATGTAAACATTAGGACACCTAAGGAAATGTAAGTTGTTTACTGTGTATTAAACTgaagggtaaagtatattttttattcttgaagtttggcaaaaattttaaaaatattcttatatttaattttgtttcaattttgatttGCACCAAATATATCACTGGcgactaatttttcaaaaaatttaggaCCAATTCAAtaacaatttcataagaacaaccTTCAATGCAAGCAAATCGAACATAATTGTTATGCATTGTTGTTAGattggttttaaattttttaaaaatttagctgTTGGGAGTATATATGAcgcaaataaaaatttttaggacaaaattaaaataaaataaaatttatgaatatttttaaaacttttaccAAATTTCATGGACAAAAAATAAACATTACCCTTAAGGGAAAGTTTAAACATCAAATCAATTTCTAGTTTTAAGTATTTCAAATATAATATAACAATCTAAAATCAGAAATTCTCATGTGTCCAATCCGGCCATGGTTGACATCTTGGCACCAATTGAATGAAAGATTTCCATTTCcagtattaaaaaaaaatctaaaattagaAATTCTCATGTTGCACACTCTATTAAAATATTCACATCAATAATGGAAAATGTCAAATTATGTGAACTTagatatctttaaaaaaaaaaaagtcacaaCCTAGGATAAAATCCCACATTATTCATGAtctgtatttaaaaaaaaaaaaatcaacgtTCGATCTGCCTGTTTCATGAATGATGGTGGATGAACTAGTCAAAACtaatcaaataaacataaatattaatttatcaCGTATAAAGTCATTCTAGAACGTTTCTACATCTTAAATCTACTTacagaataaaagaaaaaaataacaaaaatatacatACCAATATGTTGAAAATACAATACATACATGCATTACTATGTTGTTCCATTTAATCAGTTTCCAACACTTAGCTTAAAGATGTTTAATTTGGAATCAAGGAGGTCCTTCCATACGAATATAGTCATACATGATACCCTGGAAACAATTGTTGCAACGTGGTTGAGTAAAATATAAAGTGTTGGGGCCATTTATAAGAAGAGAACCAGGTACATTCACACTGTACAGCCAATAGAGTCCATGAATTCCATGTCTTGCAATCGAGTTATCCCTCCCTATTAGCCCAGTCGTAAACAGAGGACGCC is a window encoding:
- the LOC130945078 gene encoding rhamnogalacturonate lyase B-like isoform X1 produces the protein MTTLLGVQLTIQDRHVVVENGIVRVTISNPEGIVTGIQYNGIDNLLEVLNEESNRGYWDLVWSSPTSTGTTGKFDVIKGTAFKVIMENEDQVEISFTRTWDVSLKDQLVPLNIDKRFIMLRGTSGFYSYAIYEHLSEWPAFNLDETRIAFKLRKDKFHYMAMADNRQRNMPLPDDRVPPRGQPLAYPEAVLFGDPLEPEFKGEVDDKYQYSCDNKDSKVHGWVCMDPAVGFWLITPSNEFRSGGPLKQNLTSHVGPTTLAVFLSAHYSGEDLVPKFKEGEAWKKVFGPVFIYLNSPNDNNGDVEPHKMLWEDAKLQMNVEVQSWPYTFPESDDYPKWYERGIVTGRLLVRERYISDDDYIAAKGAYVGLAPPGDVGSWQRECKNYQFWSEADEDGYFSISNVRAGDYNLYAWVPGFIGDYKYNNSIITIAEGSTTFIELGDLVYEPPRDGPTLWEIGIPDRTAAEFYVPDPNPKYINKLYVNHPQKFRQYGLWERYAELYPDKDLIYTVGVSDYTKDWFFAQVTRKKDDNAYQGTTWQIKFQLSNVNKTGTYKLRLALASATFSELQVRVNDPKASRPLFSSGLIGRDNSIARHGIHGLYWLFNVDIQGTKLVEGDNTIFLTQARGNTPFQNIMYDYIRLEGPPQPSSLNKNI
- the LOC130945078 gene encoding probable rhamnogalacturonate lyase B isoform X2 — translated: MTTLLGVQLTIQDRHVVVENGIVRVTISNPEGIVTGIQYNGIDNLLEVLNEESNRGYWDLVWSSPTSTGTTGKFDVFIMLRGTSGFYSYAIYEHLSEWPAFNLDETRIAFKLRKDKFHYMAMADNRQRNMPLPDDRVPPRGQPLAYPEAVLFGDPLEPEFKGEVDDKYQYSCDNKDSKVHGWVCMDPAVGFWLITPSNEFRSGGPLKQNLTSHVGPTTLAVFLSAHYSGEDLVPKFKEGEAWKKVFGPVFIYLNSPNDNNGDVEPHKMLWEDAKLQMNVEVQSWPYTFPESDDYPKWYERGIVTGRLLVRERYISDDDYIAAKGAYVGLAPPGDVGSWQRECKNYQFWSEADEDGYFSISNVRAGDYNLYAWVPGFIGDYKYNNSIITIAEGSTTFIELGDLVYEPPRDGPTLWEIGIPDRTAAEFYVPDPNPKYINKLYVNHPQKFRQYGLWERYAELYPDKDLIYTVGVSDYTKDWFFAQVTRKKDDNAYQGTTWQIKFQLSNVNKTGTYKLRLALASATFSELQVRVNDPKASRPLFSSGLIGRDNSIARHGIHGLYWLFNVDIQGTKLVEGDNTIFLTQARGNTPFQNIMYDYIRLEGPPQPSSLNKNI